The genomic segment TCTCTCGCTTTATTTATAGAAGAAAATTGCCAAAAGGCTTCTTCTTTTGGAGTAACTTTTGCTTCCCAACTATTAAGAGAAAACCCATATATCTCAGTTACAATTTTAATCTTCTTCATCCAGATTTCTTCTGGAAGCAGAAATACCAAATTTGCGTTTCTAATTGCTCGTGGATAATATTTTCCTCCTCCATCTTCATAAGCAAACATCCATAGTTCCTTCACTCTCAAAAACTCTTTTTCTATTAAAGATAAAACTGCCCATCCTGTTTCCTCATGGCGGAGATGTCTTGTATACTCACCTTTTGGGCTATGGGTTATTACAAGATCGTATTC from the candidate division WOR-3 bacterium genome contains:
- a CDS encoding PIG-L family deacetylase, with product MNKFDNCALIVAHPDDEILWAGGFILSHSEANWEVACLCRKDDLDRSKKFFKALKELHAEGQIGSLNDEPSQPPIGTKEVEETILMLLTKREYDLVITHSPKGEYTRHLRHEETGWAVLSLIEKEFLRVKELWMFAYEDGGGKYYPRAIRNANLVFLLPEEIWMKKIKIVTEIYGFSLNSWEAKVTPKEEAFWQFSSINKAREKFGSYYENSCDV